Part of the Azoarcus sp. KH32C genome, CGGGGCGCGTCGCAGGGAAATTGCCGTCCATTGCCTCTTCTCCAATCCCAAAGCTGTACGACAACTCTACAACTTGCATCGATAAATTCAATCTTGACTTCCATGGGATCGTTTTATAACCTGCAAACAGACAGCTTTAATACAGCTTTGTGACAACTAAGACCCGGAACGGGCGAGCGGGAAACAAGGCTGAAGGCGGTCCATTCCACACATAAGAGGAGACAACGCGATGAGCAATTCCGCCATGCAGGCGGCCGTGGATGCGGTCGATGTCCTGCCAACCGCATCCGCCGACGACGAGATTTCGATCTATCGCAAGGTGACCTGGCGCCTGCTGCCCTTCCTGATGCTGTGCTACGTCGTCGCCTACCTGGACCGGGTCAACGTCGGCTTCGCGAAGCTGCAGATGCTGAGCGACCTGCAATTCAGCGAAACCGTGTACGGCCTGGGCGCCGGGATCTTCTTCTTCGGCTATTTCCTGTTCGAGGTCCCGAGCAACATCATCCTCCACCGCGTCGGCGCACGGGTCTGGATCGCCCGCATCATGATCACGTGGGGCCTGATCTCGGGCGCCTTCACCTTCGTCCGCACGCCCGAGATGTTCTACTTCATGCGATTCCTGCTCGGGGCTGCGGAGGCGGGCTTCTTCCCCGGCATCATCCTCTACCTCACCTACTGGTATCCGGCCGAACGCCGCGCACGCATCATCGCGACCTTCATGACGGCGATTCCGCTGTCGGGCGTCGTCGGCGGACCGCTCTCGGGCTGGATCATGGAGTCGTTTGCGGGTACCAACGGCCTGAGCGGCTGGCAGTGGATGTTCGTGATCGAGGCCGTCCCGGCGATCCTCCTCGGCGTTGCCGTCTTGCTCTACCTCGACAACGGCATCCGCTCCGCGAAATGGCTGAGCGAAAACGAGAAGCGCGTGCTCGAGCACAACGTGTCGCGCGATGCGCACGGCAAGGCGCAGCACCATTCGCTGCGCGCCGTGTTCGCCGACCGCCGCGTGTGGCTGATGGCCTTCATCTACTTCTGCTGCGTGATGGGGCAGTACGGCCTCACCTTCTGGATGCCGTCGCTGATCAAGGCGGCGGGCGTGAAGGGCGTGCTCAACGTCGGCCTCTTCACCGCGATTCCGTTCTCGACCGCCGTCGTCGCGATGATTCTTTTCGGCCGCAGCTCGGACAAGCACCGCGAGCGCCG contains:
- a CDS encoding MFS transporter; the encoded protein is MSNSAMQAAVDAVDVLPTASADDEISIYRKVTWRLLPFLMLCYVVAYLDRVNVGFAKLQMLSDLQFSETVYGLGAGIFFFGYFLFEVPSNIILHRVGARVWIARIMITWGLISGAFTFVRTPEMFYFMRFLLGAAEAGFFPGIILYLTYWYPAERRARIIATFMTAIPLSGVVGGPLSGWIMESFAGTNGLSGWQWMFVIEAVPAILLGVAVLLYLDNGIRSAKWLSENEKRVLEHNVSRDAHGKAQHHSLRAVFADRRVWLMAFIYFCCVMGQYGLTFWMPSLIKAAGVKGVLNVGLFTAIPFSTAVVAMILFGRSSDKHRERRWHLAIPMLLGAVGLVGSTLASGQTNVAIAFLSLAAAGVITSAPLFWSLPTAFLGGVGAAAGIAAINSVGNLSGFASPFLIGWLKDLTQSTDIGMYVLAGVLVAGAITVLNVPARLVNR